CCTAAGTAGTTTCATAGGTATGAGATTTTAACTATCATAATGTGCTCATGTAAGCTTTATCTCGCTATAGGGTTTTATCACTCTATCCTGTAAACGTTTTATgctatttaaatttgaaagcctttagtcaaaaaaaaaaacatctaggGAAAATCTCAAATCGAGGATCTAAGAAATCACGCGATATCATTGTCTCTGGACCGGAAGAGAATCTAAGAAACACTCCAGTGGAAGGGTTGAAAACTTTGACCCAACCAGGTACGGGGATGCAGACAAGACTGCACATGACAGCGACGACCGTGAGGCGGCGACATTGCTGTGTAAGACATTGCTGTGTAAGTAGACCATCTCTATCTCTTCGTCCATGTGTAATTCATGTTGGATTAGGTTTCGGTCTACTGCCACTATGATTCTCAGTTTCTTTTGAATATTCACCATACGCCTACCCTCGCGAACCTCTTCGACTCCAGTATTGATCTCCATTATTTTGAGACGATTTTGAATTTTAGGATGGATTTCAATGGCAGACCAAGGAAGATCTCTTCTAGTACCTCGGGAACTAGGTACATGGGACTAGGGTTTATGTTGgaatttgtgataaaaacaaaagtacTGAATTTGCTCTAAGAATACGAACAGTCAGAAAGAGTCTGAATAAATAGTTATTGGATCTAAAGAGCTTACATATATGTCTAGTAAatctttaaactttaaaaaatagaatgtCAATTAATGGAATGATAGAAGTTATGGAATAAAATTAATGGAATGAAATCATTGCAGAGAAATATTTTTGTAGCAAAATTGGTAACCTTTCAGAGGAATTAAATggaatgaaatttatttttaatttaaattattaagaaTATGTTAAACTATACCAATAAAACTGTTCAAGTGTTTTCTCAAGAGCGATTAGTTTGATATGGACGTCGTAATTATAAGCCCAATGTGTTAAAGGCCCAGTGGAAAGCGGAAACATGAGTTTCGTGTAAATAACTAAATACGCAAAGCCTTGGAAAAGAGTGATAGGGGAAACCGAAAGTTCAACAGTCAAAATCGAACCAGACCGGTTTAGTCACCAACCGCTTCGGTTTAGCTCTGAGAGTCCGGTCCGTGTCTATGTCAGATCAAAGagacgaagacgaagacgaagaagaagaagaagatacatgGCGGGACTTCTAGCTTGGGCTGCTGACGTCGTCGGTAAAAACGGAAAAGACGGATGCGACGAGGAGGAGGATCAGATCCCACTGGTTGTCACGGAGGAGCAGCAGAGATACGTCGACGAGCTCGGCCGAAAAGCGACAACGCTCAGCCGTTCGATCCAAGATCTACGGCTCAGATTGCCTCCGCCGGATATCTCCCAGCGTCTACCTCACCTCCTCGCTCACTCCCTCGCCTCCAACGCCGCTCTCGCTCTCCAGCTCGATTCGCATTCCGCTACTCGTGAACAGGTGCTTCCCTCGATCTCTGCTAATGAATTGGATATGCCTTTGTGGTGATCGATCCTCTTTTGATTTTGCGATTAGGCTCAAGTGAGAGAGCAGACGCTGTTAGAAGAAAACAGTGCGTATGAGAATGCTATATCAATCTGTGAGGCGAGGATAGAAGAGAGAACGCACGAAGCAGATTCACTTCTTAGGAAGTTGAAGGTGTGTAAAGCTGAACTAGATGATTAGATCTTTGTTTAGATTATGAATCTTGGATCTGCTTGGTTTTTAGGAGCTAGAAGATGTTGAGAAGAGCTTGACAGCTGAGCAAGAAGATGCACAAGCTTCTCTAGATGAGAGGTATTACAAAAGCTCTAGCGAATCTCGTGTACCGCCTGCTGATACAGAGGCGGTGAAGTCTGTTATGCTAGAGAAGTTGGAGAGCAAAAAGAACGATTTGGTtaggtttcttcttttttttgtttatctttcATGGGTATAGGATTCTCTACTCATGTGTGTCTGAGTGTGGTGTAAGTTGTTTTGTCCTTTAGAGTTCAATGGAAGAGAAGGTTCAGGAGTTAGAGAAGAGTTGGGCTGCTATACAGGAAAGAGCACTGAAGCAGCCTTCTCCAGGTACTTTCTCTTCATCAACTTTCTTCATATATAAAGCCAAAAAAAGCAATGTTAGGTAGCTTAATTTCAGGCAGAatccaatatagatttgtttaTGGTTCTGTTAGATAGATTGATAGCTTGAAAAGTTTGATTGACATGATCTGACTGGGAAGGTTTTGCATTCACAGCTCAGAGAGAGAAGACACTGGATAAACAACTTCATACTCTAATCGAGCAATTAGCTGCAAAACAGGTCCATCTCTCGCCAGATCAATCTACATTTTTTCCCCTTTAGACTAAAGAAACCTTTTTCTATGCCTGTCAGGCCCAAGCAGAGGGGATTGTTGGTGAGATTCACTCGAATGAGATGGAGTTAGAAAGACTGAACAGTTTGTGTAGAAGATACGAGAGCTTTAACGTTGAAGGGAACGCTGCAAGGAACAGATTCAAAAGAACAAATTCAGATAGAGGGTTTGGATCAGACCATGAAGTTGATGCTCACTCCTACCTTCCGTATTCATCTGCTACAAGAAATGAGAGTCAGACAAGGCTTATGTATCTCAGGTCAGCCTTTGTCGTCTACATTTTGGCTTTGCAAGTCCTGGTTTTCATCAAGATTTCGTTTTGAGGAGTTATGTACACGTACGAGTACGCTGCTGTGCTTTTAGCTTGCGTAATGGGGTCAAAGCGTtgcatataaaaatttataggaATACGATGATTGTTCTCAAATAAGACTCCTGGAACTCCTACAGTaatctatttttacaatttatttcttggttttaGATATTGGTCTCATATATCCATTCTTGAGGGATGGTTTTTACTCCGCTGTTCATCATTTATAGCAAATATCATTCCAATTATCAATAGGTCCAAGGGTTTTAAATAGCCTCTTGCGAACATAAGCGAAGAGGGGATCGACACTCGCCAAGCGCCATGGCGAGCTATGTCGATCGCCATGTGTATTACAcatgcaaaaatataattttctatcCTTAAGTAGTAAAAACACAATACTAATTCCATTGATTACATCAAGGTTTAAGCCAAAACACCATaccaaaaatagtaatatctaaaTAGCAGAACACCAAATCATAATATGGTTAGAATTTCTAACTCAGAAAACTATCAACTGTAAAATTCTGATTCAACCCTAATTGATTCCCTCTTTTCTGAGTTGAAGATCCTATTATTTTCTGCCAGCTTTTTAGTTAAATTAGGGTTTGACGATAGATTATATCATAAAGCACAGCAACTGTATTACACCAAGGTTGGTTTAGTAACCTAAATTAGCACAAACCATGCTGGTTCGTGAAGAATCATTGAAGCGGCGCTTTGCATGCTTTACGTGATACTAGTTTAGCGCTCAATAGCGAGCGCTTTGTGTACCTCGCATGGCCTTGGGGTCTTGAGGCGATGAGGACATCGCTAGACGTCGCCAAACGCCATGGCGAGGGTAGCAAACGCTATTTAAAACCAAGATAGGTCCCGGCATGCACTATTGGATACAATCAGCTCTTAAAGTCACCTTCGTGATGCCTTCTTGTATCCACAGTACAAAGGCAACTCAGTCGTGTTTGGTAAACACAGCATTGGAGATCTAAGAGATAAGACCAGTGGCTGAACTAAATTTCTAGGTGGTCGATCTGACTTGTCCGCTTGGTGGTAATACTCGTCGAGGTCGGAAATTGGGATCTGTATGGTCAGGTTTAATAGTCTTGACTAGAAATGTTGACCACATGGCATTAAGATTGACGTTATAGGATGTGTGTTCTTCCAAGATTGGAAGGGAAGTCATTACTGATTTTAAGTGTCTGAAAGTTCGAATCAAGTGTAATCATCGTGTCTCTGGTTTTACCACCAATTATTAAAAGTTTTAGAACTGAAGCAGCAGAGATCTAACTTTTTAAATCGCGTACCATAAGTAAACAACAAAAAGTAAAGTGAAGTATCAAACTGGAGAGTGAACTAGTCATTAGTAAAAAAATTGGGCAAGAGCTGAAACTTATATACGGGGGTGCCAGAGGATTCTGTGGGAgggggaaagagagagagaaataaattatttgagaaatagatactaaatcattaaaaaaatttatatattttcataaaataaagaaattgatTACGCCGATGAACGAATGGAAAACTAAATAAACATTTACTTTAACAGTAATGATAtaagtgaaataaaaaaattcacttCTTCATAAATGCAAAAACTGTTCAAACTCAACAAGTGAGATTGAAATTGAAGAATCTCAGTATCCAATATTTACAAATCTCAGTATCCAATATTTAGTGAAGAAGATAAACTCTCataattaatgatttaaaatcaattattagTGCTTTGCAATccaactaattttaaaatttgaagataATTTAAGTTGATGaactataaaatttaattatcttagatacattttctatatattttttaattaaatatattaaatcaacctGTATAAAAATTgcttaattatcaaaaattaacGTAAAGTGAAGCATGAAACTTGAGAGTGAACTAGTCATCTTATACAATAAAGGAGGCTTTGCTCTCTCCTTATTAAACCACGTAAGCAAGAAGGATAGAGCATTTTTTGACACCTGTCAGCTCCTAAAATCATCTTGAGTTAATTTTCGTTGGGCCAGTTCTGATGTCTTGCATTGGTTTTTTTCCAGACTTTTTGTTCATCAGATCTTTACGGTTTATTCTTGGCCTTTTATTCTTCTCAAAAGTTACAAATTAATGGATCATGTTAACCTTTACAGCTTCCTTACTTTATTGCATCCATTTTGGTTTAATGCTTCTATTATAACAGTTCCAATCTTCAAACCTTCAATCATCCTTTTCATCTGATTCACCTCGATATCTTGAAGAACCCATCACCCTGATCATCATTGAAATATCTTTCAGCTTTTCGGTGTTACGAGCAACGAGGAGAATCGTGAGTACTTTCTTTGGCGACTGAAATTAGGTAAGAGTTCGtgcctatttttttttttttttttgacatcctaaaaatatttaaatgaggGTTCTAATCTTTATAATGAATCTATATATATGAATCAGAAGATCCATGTTGATAGAGTCATGATGCAAACGAACGATGGGTCTGAGATATTCATAACAACTAGGATAATCTCTCCAAGGTGAAAATCTCTATAAGGACTCTGATTTCGAAAGGCTTCACTCTGGGATATGTTATGGTTTAACGGACTCTTTCCTCCTTGGTTATTCAGAAGGAAATCAAAACTCAAACGTTGGAGATGATGAGGTTGCTTGACAATGATGATCAAAGTCAATTGATTAGATTAAAGGACAAACATCTTTCTctcttcaaatcaaaataaGGTTAAATTGTATTGAATGTTGTTTCATTGTGCTTACTGATAAGATCGAATTTGGTTCATGAATTTCTGTTTCTTATTACAGAACATTTTCAGAACAAACTTTGGGATGAATTAGATGACTTCGAAGCTTGGTTTCATATCTTCACTCTATATCAAAATGTATGTGCAagtatctaaatttttatttgcttATCTTATTGAATATCAGACTCATGTACTAGATAGTAaatattatcttctttttttttcctttttattgtGCAGAAGGAAGGCTGAAAGCCTGCAACGCTAGAGATGCAGATGAATGTAAATCAGTGGAAGTTTAAATCAGCAAACTGAAACATGCTTTTCCAATGCTTGGTTCTGGAAAGAGTTATGAGGTACCTTAATCACTAGGCTTAGTGCTGGTGCAAATTCTGGCCCTGCTACTACTGCATAAAAAATAAGCAAGCTGCACAAATGTACTTCATTATTCTTGCCTACTCTTTTACTTTGCTGATTATCGATTGAAATGTCCACAATTTCTTAAGCATATGGGCTATATCACTATTCTTTCTCCTCTTTTATCTGTGAACTGGCTATGGAAGTTTGAGGTTATGTTTCCCCTTTTTCTGGGTTATAACAGAAACTTAAAAAGCTCCAAGAACAGAAACTCATTGAGAAGCTATTTCAGCCAGAGCAGATGAAAATTCGGTCACCATAAGGTGGAACAAATGGAAGATTGGTAGTCACGGTTAAAAATGTTGATTTTGGTTTCAGGGATAAGGTGAGTTACTACTAACTTTTGAATCAAAGTCATGACAAACgatatttcttatgtttgaCCCTGTCAAGAAGTGTATTATTGACTGTAAACCAGATGTGTTCTGAATAATTTTTCGGATTAGTTTTACATGATTAGTGCGTATGGGAGGACCAAGAAAATGAGTGATATGGCTGCTTATGCTTTCCTTCAGTTCAGATGAAGAAAGTAGGATCAGAACTTACTTTACTTTTATACACAACTCTTATCCGTGCTTACTATGTTAGCGTgttgaagctaagatgaaaggtaAGATGAATGGACATCATATAAAAAGACGCAaaactttctattttttaaattctcTGATATCCACTATGAACCATTATTGAATGAGGCACATGTG
The window above is part of the Brassica napus cultivar Da-Ae chromosome C3, Da-Ae, whole genome shotgun sequence genome. Proteins encoded here:
- the LOC106433178 gene encoding uncharacterized protein LOC106433178; protein product: MAGLLAWAADVVGKNGKDGCDEEEDQIPLVVTEEQQRYVDELGRKATTLSRSIQDLRLRLPPPDISQRLPHLLAHSLASNAALALQLDSHSATREQAQVREQTLLEENSAYENAISICEARIEERTHEADSLLRKLKELEDVEKSLTAEQEDAQASLDERYYKSSSESRVPPADTEAVKSVMLEKLESKKNDLSSMEEKVQELEKSWAAIQERALKQPSPAQREKTLDKQLHTLIEQLAAKQAQAEGIVGEIHSNEMELERLNSLCRRYESFNVEGNAARNRFKRTNSDRGFGSDHEVDAHSYLPYSSATRNESQTRLMYLRSAFVVYILALQVLVFIKISF